The region CTCCCGTCTCAGCGGGTCGGCCTTCGACATCGCCTTCCTCCAGACGCTCATCCCCCTCCACGAGGAGGCGGTCGAGATCGCCATGGCCGCCACCCTGAACGCGGACCACAGCGAACTGCTCAAGTGGAACCAGCGTATGGTCGAGCGCAAGAACGCCGAGGTCCGCCGCATGCTGACCTGGCTCCAGCAGGCGGGCAAGTCCCCCAGCAGGCGGATGGTGGGCGTGGCGTCGGCACCGGTGAAGCAGATGCGGGCGCTCAAGGGCGCCGCCCTGGAGCGCGTCTACCTGCCGCTCATGGCCGGGCGGCTGGAGCAGACGGCGGCCCTCGGGCGCCTGGCCGCAGCGAAGGCCACCCAAGCCGACCTCAAGGCCTTCGGCACCCAGCTGGCCCGGGTGGACGGTCAGGAGGCGAAGATGCTCCGAGGCTGGTTGCGGGCCTGGTACGCCGCACCGGCGGGGAACTGACGCCGACGGCGGTCGGGGCGGCCGCCCCGACCGCCGTCCTGACCCACCCTGTTCGGGTGCAGGTCAGCGCCGCCGGATCCCCGGCGACTCCCGCGTGATGACGGCCCCGGTCGGGTCCGGCGCGCAGTCCGTGGTGTTCAGCGAACCGCCGTTGCGGTTGCCGGCGAAGACGACCAGCTGGGTCTGCCCGTCGTCGTTGCCCAGGGCGCTCAGGGGAACCGTCACGGTGAGGACGTTGCCGCTCACCGCGACGGACGCTTCCCCCGTCTGCACCAGCGAGGCCGTGATGACCCGGTAGTTCCCGTTGGGTAGGCGGTTGCCCAGGGGCGCGAACTGCCCGTCCCCGATGACGAAGAAGTCCATGCCGGCGGTGGTGCCCAGCACTCCGCAGTTCAGACTGCCGCCCGTGGCGGTGTTCTGGTCCGTGTTGAAGCCGATATCGAAGGCCAGCTGGATCCCCAGGCTGTCCGGGCCGGAGCCGGCCGGCGGCAGCGCGATCCCCTGGCTGAAGGTCACCTCGACCGCGAGCTGTCCGGTCACCCCAC is a window of Armatimonadota bacterium DNA encoding:
- a CDS encoding DUF305 domain-containing protein, yielding MPRIIPALALVLALGSAFVTTIGVSVTAQAAAPPDPTVAALSRLSGSAFDIAFLQTLIPLHEEAVEIAMAATLNADHSELLKWNQRMVERKNAEVRRMLTWLQQAGKSPSRRMVGVASAPVKQMRALKGAALERVYLPLMAGRLEQTAALGRLAAAKATQADLKAFGTQLARVDGQEAKMLRGWLRAWYAAPAGN